Proteins co-encoded in one Dama dama isolate Ldn47 chromosome 2, ASM3311817v1, whole genome shotgun sequence genomic window:
- the PTGDR2 gene encoding prostaglandin D2 receptor 2: protein MLANLTTKPLCPLLEQMSRLQSHSNSSIRYMDHVSVLLHGLASLLGLVENGLILFVVGCRMRQTVVTTWVLHLALSDLLATASLPFFTYFLAVGHSWKLGTTFCKLHSSIFFLNMFASGFLLSAISLDRCLQVVRPVWAQNHRTVAAAHKVCLVLWVLAVINTVPYFVFRDTIPRLDGRIMCYYNVLLLSPGTDRNATCDSRQTALAVSKFLLAFAVPLAIIASSHLAVSAQLRHRGRRRSSRFVRLVAAVVAAFALCWGPYHVFSVMEARAHANPSLRPLVWRGLPFVTSLAFINSVINPLLYVFTCPDVLRKLRRSLRSVLESVLVDDSDLAAGGSSRRRRRASSTNTLASSFSESSGRRLPALWPARLLDWLLGDRAAPPQRDRAPSQDERGPLNRALSTTSG from the coding sequence ATGTTGGCCAACCTCACGACAAAGCCACTCTGTCCCCTCCTGGAGCAGATGAGCCGCCTCCAAAGCCACAGCAACTCCAGCATCCGCTACATGGACCATGTGTCGGTGCTGCTGCACGGGCTGGCCTCGCTGCTGGGCCTGGTGGAGAATGGACTCATTCTCTTCGTGGTGGGCTGCCGCATGCGCCAGACCGTGGTCACCACCTGGGTGCTGCACCTGGCCCTGTCTGACCTGCTGGCCACCGCCTCCCTGCCCTTCTTCACCTACTTCCTGGCCGTTGGCCACTCCTGGAAGCTGGGCACCACCTTCTGCAAGCTACACTCCTCCATCTTCTTCCTCAACATGTTTGCCAGCGGCTTCCTGCTCAGCGCCATCAGTCTGGACCGCTGCCTGCAGGTGGTGCGGCCCGTGTGGGCGCAGAACCACCGCACGGTGGCCGCTGCCCACAAGGTCTGCCTGGTGCTCTGGGTCCTGGCCGTGATCAACACCGTGCCCTACTTCGTGTTCCGGGACACCATCCCGCGGCTGGACGGGCGCATCATGTGCTACTACAACGTGCTGCTCCTGAGCCCCGGGACGGACCGCAACGCCACGTGCGACTCGCGCCAGACGGCCCTGGCCGTCAGCAAGTTCCTGCTGGCCTTCGCCGTGCCGCTGGCCATCATCGCCTCGAGCCACTTGGCTGTGAGCGCGCAGCTGCGCCACCGCGGCCGCCGGCGGTCCAGCCGCTTCGTGCGCCTGGTGGCGGCCGTGGTGGCGGCCTTCGCGCTCTGCTGGGGCCCCTACCACGTGTTCAGCGTGATGGAGGCGCGGGCGCACGCGAACCCGTCGCTGCGGCCGCTCGTGTGGCGCGGGCTGCCCTTCGTCACCAGCCTGGCCTTCATCAACAGCGTGATCAACCCGCTGCTCTACGTGTTTACCTGCCCCGACGTGCTGCGCAAGCTGCGGCGCTCGCTGCGGAGCGTGCTGGAGAGCGTGCTGGTCGACGACAGCGACCTGGCCGCCGGGGGCAGTAGCCGCCGCCGGCGCCGCGCCTCCTCCACCAACACCTTGGCCTCCTCCTTCTCCGAGAGCAGCGGCCGCCGCCTGCCTGCGCTCTGGCCCGCGCGCCTGCTCGACTGGCTGCTGGGCGACCGCGCGGCACCGCCGCAGAGGGACCGCGCCCCATCCCAGGACGAGCGGGGCCCCCTGAACCGGGCGCTGAGCACCACCTCGGGGTAG
- the CCDC86 gene encoding coiled-coil domain-containing protein 86 → MDTPLRRSRRLEGLKPESPDNPTSILRVRRALVEFESNPKETREPRSPPGLGSPSRQPETSPGSPSLRKGPALGSPRKQPELDSGSPQGQRDPGLNFPQSQPESSPESHLLQPKPGEESPKLSQDQGEADSELPKNKEEPTPGSPRRQLQQDSGSLEPFPGQKAPGPEPSKPLQELTPRSPGSPRDQHEPSKPPAAGEPAREGPAPKKREASSAQAPASKKPKEEVPVIPKGKPKSGRVWKDRSKKRFSQMVQDKPLRTSWQRKMKDRQERKLAKDFARHLEEEKERRRQEKKERRAENLRRRLENERKAEIVQVIRNPAKLKRAKKKQLRSIEKRDTLAQLQKQPPQRPATKV, encoded by the exons ATGGATACGCCGCTGAGACGCAGCCGCCGGCTGGAAGGACTAAAGCCTGAATCTCCGGACAACCCCACCTCAATTTTGCGGGTGAGACGGGCCCTTGTGGAGTTCGAGTCGAACCCAAAAGAAACGAGGGAGCCTAGGTCTCCACCGGGCCTGGGATCTCCCAGTCGTCAGCCGGAGACAAGCCCAGGATCACCCAGTCTGCGGAAGGGGCCAGCCTTAGGGTCCCCTCGAAAGCAGCCAGAGCTGGACTCAGGGTCCCCCCAGGGTCAGCGAGATCCAGGCCTGAATTTTCCCCAAAGTCAGCCGGAATCGAGTCCTGAATCCCACCTACTTCAGCCAAAGCCAGGTGAGGAATCACCAAAGTTATCCCAGGACCAAGGAGAAGCGGACTCGGAGTTGCCCAAGAATAAGGAAGAGCCGACCCCGGGGTCCCCTCGACGTCAGTTGCAGCAGGACTCAGGATCACTAGAGCCTTTCCCCGGTCAGAAAGCACCGGGTCCTGAGCCCTCGAAGCCACTGCAGGAGCTGACACCGCGGTCGCCCGGCTCCCCACGGGATCAGCATGAGCCGAGCAAGCCACCTGCAGCTGGGGAGCCGGCGAGAGAAGGCCCCGCGCCAAAGAAGCGAGAAGCTTCTTCGGCCCAGGCCCCAGCGTCCAAGAAGCCAAAGGAGGAGGTTCCTGTAATCCcgaaagggaagcccaagtctggGCGGGTGTGGAAGGACCGCTCAAAGAAGAG GTTCTCCCAGATGGTTCAGGACAAGCCCCTGCGCACATCCTGGCAGCGGAAGATGAAGGACCGGCAGGAGAGGAAGCTGGCTAAGGACTTCGCTCGGCAcctggaagaggagaaggagcgGCGCCGGCAG GAGAAGAAGGAACGCCGTGCGGAGAACCTGAGGCGCCGCCTGGAGAACGAGCGGAAGGCGGAAATTGTCCAAGTG ATCCGAAACCCCGCCAAGCTCAAGCGGGCGAAGAAGAAGCAGCTGCGATCCATTGAGAAGCGGGACACACTGGCCCAGCTGCAGAAGCAGCCGCCACAGCGGCCGGCCACCAAGGTCTGA